The genomic window AAACAAATATATTATTGTCCCTCTTTTGTAACTTATAAAGAGCTCAAAACCTTTTTTGATAAGGCTTCAACTACACCTCAGTTGATTAGCATATCTTCTGAAATTTTTAAAAAATTAGCCTATCGCAATACTACAGAAGGTATGCTAATCGTAGCCGAAGCTAAAAACCATGAGTTAGAAACACTCACCTTACTAAATAATAACGCATTAGTTCTTGTAGCCGAAGCACCTGAAAAGCCTGGAAATATCGGAGCCTTATTAAGAACTACGGATGCGGTAGGTGCGAGTGCATTTATCCTGGCAAACCCCAGAACTGATTTATACAATCCTAACACGATACGTTCCAGTGTAGGCTGTATTTTTACCAATCAAATTGCCACAGGCACTACAAACGAAATTATAAAATTCTTATCTAAAAATAATATTCAAATTGTAAGTGCCGCTTTGCAAAATGCAATTGATTATACCACAGTTAACTATCAAAAATCTACGGCAATTGTAGTAGGAACAGAAGATAAAGGCTTATCTTCGGACTGGATTGAGGAAGCGGATCAAGTGGTAAAAATAGAGATGCACGGTGCCATTGATTCTATGAATGTATCCGTTACCGCTGGTATTTTACTATTTGAAGCAAGACGTCAACGTTCCCTACAAAACCGATAATTAGATATGACACCCCAGGTTCTATTTTATATTATTATTAGTATTCTTAGTATTGAATTTATTATTGAAACCTGTATTGATGTATTAAATGCAAGGCATTATAAAAAGAAAATTCCGGTAGAACTTCAAGATGTTTATCCTACAGAGGAATATCAGAAATCACTGTCGTATAAAAAGGTAAATTATAAATTTAAAATTGTTACCTCAGCGACTTCCCTACTGATAGTATTACTTTTCTTTTTTATGGATGGTTTCGCTTATTTGGATCGTTGGGTTCGTATGATCAGTTCCAATGAAATTATAGTGAGTTTATTGTTTTTTGGTAGTATTGTCATTGTTAGTGATATTCTCTCTATCCCCTCCTCGTATTATCGCACCTTTGTGATCGAAGAAAAGTTTGGTTTTAATAAGACCTCTCCTAAAACGTTTTGGGTTGATAAGTTAAAAGGCCTGATCATGATGGTTTTGATTGGCGGACCTATTCTCGCAGCAATTACCTGGTTCTATTTACAAACTAAAGAAGACTTCTGGATATATGCCTGGTTATTAATGTCCGGATTTGCTATTCTTATGAATATGTTTTATGCTAAACTAATCGTACCGCTTTTTAATAAACAAACCCCGCTAGAACAGGGATCCTTACGTAATATTATTGAAGCCTATTCCGAAAAGGTAAACTTTGGATTAAAAGATATCTATGTAATAGACGGTTCTAAAAGAAGTACTAAAGCAAACGCTTATTTTTCCGGACTAGGGAGTGAAAAGCGTATTACCTTATACGATACCCTAATTAATGATCTGGATGAAGAAGAAATCGTCGCCGTACTCGCCCATGAAGTTGGACATTTTAAAAGAAAACATATTGTAATTAACCTACT from Aquimarina sp. ERC-38 includes these protein-coding regions:
- a CDS encoding TrmH family RNA methyltransferase — its product is MQEEITSLQNKHIKHLVQLLQKARLRKNTGTFIFEGKRELSLAIRGNYKIKQIYYCPSFVTYKELKTFFDKASTTPQLISISSEIFKKLAYRNTTEGMLIVAEAKNHELETLTLLNNNALVLVAEAPEKPGNIGALLRTTDAVGASAFILANPRTDLYNPNTIRSSVGCIFTNQIATGTTNEIIKFLSKNNIQIVSAALQNAIDYTTVNYQKSTAIVVGTEDKGLSSDWIEEADQVVKIEMHGAIDSMNVSVTAGILLFEARRQRSLQNR
- a CDS encoding M48 family metallopeptidase; amino-acid sequence: MTPQVLFYIIISILSIEFIIETCIDVLNARHYKKKIPVELQDVYPTEEYQKSLSYKKVNYKFKIVTSATSLLIVLLFFFMDGFAYLDRWVRMISSNEIIVSLLFFGSIVIVSDILSIPSSYYRTFVIEEKFGFNKTSPKTFWVDKLKGLIMMVLIGGPILAAITWFYLQTKEDFWIYAWLLMSGFAILMNMFYAKLIVPLFNKQTPLEQGSLRNIIEAYSEKVNFGLKDIYVIDGSKRSTKANAYFSGLGSEKRITLYDTLINDLDEEEIVAVLAHEVGHFKRKHIVINLLISMLVTALTLYLFSLCINNSLLSQSLNIAEPSFHIGLVVFGILYSPISEISGILMNYISRKFEFQADSYAKETYSGEALITSLKKLSRNNLNNLTPHPAMVFVHYSHPTLLQRIKNIREMA